TGTTTTTATTGTCCTCTCAGTGAAGAACGGCGCGGCAAAGATGTGGTTTACGCTGATGAAGTCAAGGTTTTAGCTGATAATGACGTAGTCCAAGAGGCACGAGTTATTCAAGCTGAAGGCACTGGGTTAACAGGTGGAGACCCGCTAATTTTTCCTAAGCGGGTATTACACTACATACGATTACTGAAAAGTGAATTTGGAGAAAAACATCACATACATTTATACACCACTGGGCGTTACTTGACGAAATCTTTGTTAAGGCAATTAAGAGATGCTGGCTTAGATGAAATTCGTTTTCATCCCGACAAAGTAGACCTACCAAAAATTTCTTGGGCTGCACAAGCCGCAATTACCGTTGGAGTAGAAGTTCCAGCGATTCCGAGCCAGTCGAAGGAAATCATTGCGCTCATTAAATATCTAGGTAAAGTTAGAGCAAATTTCATTAATATCAACGAACTTGAATTCACGGAAACAAATACAGATGCTCTATTAATCCGAGGGATAAGACCTAAGCCCCCTTTGGCACTTGTGGCCGAGGGAAGCGAGGAAACCGCCTTTAAAGTTTTAGATTGGGCGTTAAGAAACACTCATATAAACGTTCACTACTGTCCGGCTCGCATAAAAGATGCAGTCCAATTTCGAAATCGAATGAAGCGAAAGGCCAAATGTGTTGCAAAGCCCAATGAAACCATAACGAAGGACGGGCTTCTCTCATTTGGAATTATAAAATTAACAAAAGCAACCCAAGCTACGCTGGAAAGGTTTCGTGATCTTTTAATTAACAAATATCGTATTCCTCAAGATCTTGTTACAGTTAACTTAAGGAAGAAACGTATTGAAACATCTATAGAGATCATCAAAAAACTATGGCCTAAGATAAGGTTCAAAACTTACGAATGTGGTATAATAAATGAGTATCCAACGCAAGACAGAACTGAAGTTTTGTATACTCGTTTGCATTAACTTTAAACGTCCATTAGTAATCGTTGCCTCATAAAGGGTAACGTCTTATGGTCCGAATACCTTAGAATGCGTTTAGTGGAAAACGAAGTAGCGCTGCAATTCCTCCTATGTTCCATAACTTTTCGCCAGCTTCATGTTCCATGCTTACAATAACCACTCTGCCTCGCCGTTTCTCTGTTGTCCGCATTAAATCTTCTAGTCTTCGTCGTTCTTCATCTTGGGCTTCTCTGAGAAGCCTGTCGACGACAAGTAATAATTCCACGGCTCCGTATTCGACTGCTTTTTCAACATCATTAAAACCAAAGGCAACAGCACCTCCCGAGCCAAGTCGGGCGAAAACTTCTTCGACTAATCGAGTTTCCTCGTTAGCTCTAACATGTTCCGCCGCATGTGTCAGGATGCCGCACCTCAAGGCTTCATAGATTCCTGCCACACCAGCACTGCTTACGCTTCCAACGCTGACAACATGTTTTGCCAGTTCGGGAAAATTTTCTGTTAAGTATTTAACGAACTCATTTTTGACATGACCGGGTCCGACGATGGCAATTGATCCATTGGTCTCATTTCGAGCAGCAAGTAAACTTGTGGCAGCTAAATGGAAGAAATTAACAAGTACCCCTGCCCGCTTTTCCGCCTCGAGTTTCCCTGGAAGTCCAACTTCAATTTCCGTTTTAATATTAAAGCCATAATGACGGAGTATGGCTACGCAACATTCTCCGTAATTAATAGCTGCCACAACAATCGGAGTGACGGGGGTTTCACATGCCCTTTTAAGTCTCTTAAGTTGATATTCAAACCACTCTTTCTTTATAATGGTAAGCGGTTTTCCTGTGATGATATTGATTGTATGATAGGCGCCCTTCGCACTCACCTCTTCCGGTGTCTCAGTAATTATGCCTTTAACACGGAGTCTGTCAGTTTGGCGGTCAAATGTTACATCTTTAACTCTAATCCTAAGAAAAACAGGAATCCTTCTGCCCTTCGTTGGGCGGAGACCAATTCCTTCAGGTTTAACTTCCCGCGTTGTTTTTGCATAAATTTCATCGTTCTCCGTGATAACGTTATACAAATGCCATAAGTCATCTAAGTTTTCTGGAAGTAATTTGATCTCACCCTTTTTTAAGTCGGTTTTTAATATCTTCAGCACTTGGCACACTCCAATTTCCAATGGGTTACCTGGGACTACAAGCGTCCGACATTATTCTCATCTAAAAACTTTATGGAATATTTGGCGGCACGTTAAAATTTACTTTGAGGATTAACAAGATTATTCATGAATATTGTTATGAGAACAGTCTCTTTAAAGGGAAACTTAGTCATCCGCACAATTAAAACTAGGGATATGCCAAGGATATACGAAATTGAGCGGTTATCATTTAAGGAGCCTTATCCTCCAGCCTATCTTGATGACCTCGCATCTTATGCCTCTGACACATTTCTCGTGGTTGAAGAAAACAGCCAAGTGTTAGGTTACGTAATAGCAACAATTGAGGCTAATTATTTAGGGCACATTATCTCCATAGCAGTTCATCCTGAACATAGAAGAAAAGGTCTTGGAAAACTATTGATGAAGAACATTATTGATCTTCTTGCTCGAAAAGGCGTTTCAACTATTCGTCTTGAAGTTAGGAGGGGTAATGTTGTTGCACAGAGATTATACAAAAAATTCGGGTTTAACTTGGCATATGTTATAGGAGGCTATTACAGTGATGGAGAGGATGCATTAGTATTTTTAAAAAATCTATAGATTCAATAAAGATGTAAAGGGCGGATGCCTTGTACATTCTGCTATTATTAGAATTTGAACAGTTTATATTGCATATAATTTAGAGAACTGAAGTAGGCAGGATATAAGGGTAAGGGTTTATACCTTTTATTAGTTGGTTAAGATATTTTGGTTAACGATTTGGGCGTCAAGATATGTCTGTAATTAAATTTTGGCTTCTAGACATCAACTACGAAATAGTAAACGGTACTCCTGAAATTCGTTTATGGGGCATCGATGATAGCGGAGAAAGAGTTCTCGTAATTGATCGTAACTTTGTTCCTTATTTTTACCTTCAATTAAAGGCTGAGGCCGATCCTGAGGAAGTTATTAG
The nucleotide sequence above comes from Candidatus Bathyarchaeota archaeon. Encoded proteins:
- a CDS encoding radical SAM protein, with protein sequence MRKLYRTKGGSFYVGQLPRGCQLCQRGAKLVLFITGMCIKQCFYCPLSEERRGKDVVYADEVKVLADNDVVQEARVIQAEGTGLTGGDPLIFPKRVLHYIRLLKSEFGEKHHIHLYTTGRYLTKSLLRQLRDAGLDEIRFHPDKVDLPKISWAAQAAITVGVEVPAIPSQSKEIIALIKYLGKVRANFININELEFTETNTDALLIRGIRPKPPLALVAEGSEETAFKVLDWALRNTHINVHYCPARIKDAVQFRNRMKRKAKCVAKPNETITKDGLLSFGIIKLTKATQATLERFRDLLINKYRIPQDLVTVNLRKKRIETSIEIIKKLWPKIRFKTYECGIINEYPTQDRTEVLYTRLH
- a CDS encoding mRNA surveillance protein pelota, which translates into the protein MEIGVCQVLKILKTDLKKGEIKLLPENLDDLWHLYNVITENDEIYAKTTREVKPEGIGLRPTKGRRIPVFLRIRVKDVTFDRQTDRLRVKGIITETPEEVSAKGAYHTINIITGKPLTIIKKEWFEYQLKRLKRACETPVTPIVVAAINYGECCVAILRHYGFNIKTEIEVGLPGKLEAEKRAGVLVNFFHLAATSLLAARNETNGSIAIVGPGHVKNEFVKYLTENFPELAKHVVSVGSVSSAGVAGIYEALRCGILTHAAEHVRANEETRLVEEVFARLGSGGAVAFGFNDVEKAVEYGAVELLLVVDRLLREAQDEERRRLEDLMRTTEKRRGRVVIVSMEHEAGEKLWNIGGIAALLRFPLNAF
- the rimI gene encoding ribosomal protein S18-alanine N-acetyltransferase → MRTVSLKGNLVIRTIKTRDMPRIYEIERLSFKEPYPPAYLDDLASYASDTFLVVEENSQVLGYVIATIEANYLGHIISIAVHPEHRRKGLGKLLMKNIIDLLARKGVSTIRLEVRRGNVVAQRLYKKFGFNLAYVIGGYYSDGEDALVFLKNL